A single window of Pyrus communis chromosome 10, drPyrComm1.1, whole genome shotgun sequence DNA harbors:
- the LOC137749068 gene encoding glycine-rich protein A3-like: MGGGTGNNDESTDRGLFSNLAGFASGHLARPGSHHGYPPQGGYPPQGGYPPQGGYPPQGGYPPQGGYPPQGGYPPSGGYPPSGYPPGPPPAGYPPTAHPAPGGYPPAGYPGPSAPHHSGRGSSGMGMGAMLAGGAAAAAAGYGVHHLVHGSHHGGGYGHGGGYGHGGYGGFGHGKFKHGKHGKFKHGKHGKFKKWK, translated from the exons ATGGGAGGGGGAACAGGAAACAACGACGAGTCTACTGACAGAGGGCTATTTTCAAATCTTGCTGGATTTGCTTCTGGACACCTTGCACGACCTGGATCACACCATGGATATCCTCCTCAAGGTGGATATCCTCCCCAAGGTGGGTACCCTCCTCAAGGAGGTTACCCTCCCCAAGGTGGGTACCCTCCTCAAGGTGGTTACCCTCCCCAAGGTGGATACCCTCCTTCCGGTGGGTACCCTCCATCTGGGTATCCTCCCGGACCTCCCCCCGCAGGATATCCGCCAACAGCCCATCCGGCCCCTGGTGGATATCCACCAGCCGGTTATCCAGGTCCATCAGCTCCACATCATTCAG GGCGTGGATCATCAGGTATGGGGATGGGGGCCATGTTAGCTGGGGGTGCTGCTGCCGCAGCTGCTGGCTACGGAGTTCACCATCTTGTGCATGGGAGTCACCATGGTGGCGGATATGGTCATGGCGGCGGATATGGTCATGGTGGCTATGGGGGCTTCGGTCATGGAAAGTTCAAACATGGGAAACATGGAAAGTTTAAGCATGGGAAACATGGCAAGTTCAAGAAATGGAAGTAA